In the Sorghum bicolor cultivar BTx623 chromosome 4, Sorghum_bicolor_NCBIv3, whole genome shotgun sequence genome, agAGAGCCAATCCTCCCTTCCCATCCGGACCGCCGCCCCCACCTCCTCCGCGGCCGCCTCGCCGCGATTCCACTCGCCCCCGACTCCGATCGCAGGGGCATCATCGTCACCTCCTCCGCCAGCTCCCTTCCTCTTCCGGAGCTTCTCGTGCGGAGAGGAGCCGaggaggcggcggtggtggcgcccgaacgccgccgacgccgctgcCAGCCGCCATGGAGGCGTACAAGCTCTGGGTGCGCAGGAACAGGGACCTCGTCCGCTCCCTCGAGTCCCTCGCCAACGTAATCCCTCGATCCCGCTTCCCGCTCGGTTATAATCATTTTCTGCTCTCCGTTGGTCCTGTAAAGCTTAGTCCGCGCGTAGCGTATCTCGTCGATTCCGGGGATGATGCATGCGCTTGCTAATAGGGATGCGTGCCTCGCTTCGGGTTTGTTGAACTTGAATCGCGCAGTCTCGTGGTTACTCGGTTGGGGCCTGCGCGAATTCATGTGATTCCGCTCTTCCTCGCGACTCCATGCCCTGTTCCTCACCACGGATGAGTACTGGTTTCGCGTCTCCGCAAATTTCTCTAGGTTCTGCTCTACGTTGCTGGTGCTTGTTTTGGGGTTGCAGATTCTTATCGCAGCTGCTTTAGCTAATCGATATGAATATGAGGCCTAGGAGGAGTGAGTTGCCACTTTGCTTATGCTTGCTCCAACTCTTTTCAGGGGTTGACATGGATACTCCCCGAGCGCTTCGCCAACTCCGAGATCGCGCCGGAAGCAGGTGATCTCAATGATCCTTCCTTCTGTTGGGAGTACCATTTAGTTCCACTGTGTGGTTTTTGATATCTGAATATATTGCTGGTCATGTATATATGTTTAGTGTCTCATAGATTTGGAATTTGAGCTGTACCAGTGCCTTATCTTTGTTAATGCAATCCTTTAAGTGTGAACTTGTATGATTTGGAAAATAGGAGCTGCAACTTTTATGCTGCAAATATATTGAGCTGCTAGAAGTAGAACATACTGAAATAGTTATGATTTAAGAGGCAATAGGTGGCAtatcttgtgatatgctttaTTACGTAGTGACTGTTAAGATATATGGATGCCCAGATTTCAAATTAGGGCGGGTAAAGTTGACGAGTGCTTGTCGCATGTGATTCCACGTGTCAAAGCCCCCCTTTTCTTCCATAATTATTAATAAGTGATGTTATATAGACAACATATGGCGACAAAAAAATTGACAACTGTCATATTGGATCGTGTTTCCTATTTGGGTGTTACCGTTACTATAACTGCTTTCCTAGGTTTCTGCGATCTCATGTCTGCATTCATGGAGTGATAAATGATCTTTTGTGCTTGACACCAGAATGTCATCAATATCGTTGTGCCAAAATAATCTGTTTGTTACACTACCACCCAagtgcaaactgcaaaccatCTTTTCCTGTTTGATATTGCTCTAATATCACCTAGGTACCCGAAGTCCAGTGTGCTCACTATGTGAGTTATCTCATAAAGGAAATGAATGTTATTTGCTACTATCAGGCCATTTATTTCTATGGAACCCATTTAATCTTATACAGCTGCCTAGGATGGCCTTAGCACTAGTGTGATTAAACTTATTTCAGAATTTGTGTTCGCATTTTTGTCCTGGCATCTTCCATTGTTACCTAAAAAGAATCACTATTGTTGTATGCTCATTTTGTGCTATTCGATGTAAGAGACCATTGGAATATATTTCACTGACCAGTCTGACTAAGCCTTAATGTTTAATATTTCTGCATTGAGCATGTATGTTTTGCTTCAAGGTATTATGTCTCAGGGAATCAAATTCTTTGCTATTACTAAAAATATATAATTGCATACTGTTTGCCCAACTATTCTGGTACTGATCCGAGATAAGATATTGTAGATCTTAGCTCTTGAATTTACTATAATCTTGTCTAGGTGACTCAATTCCCTAtgcaacaaatcaatgttttgtTCAGTTCGTAACATATGCATACTGATATGTTTTCAAGAATCAAGACATTGTTTACAGTTTTGATTGAGAGAAGTCTATTTTGGGTGGTATATGCTTGATTTCTTCACATTAACACACACTTCACTATCTGAACAGTATATGCACTACTGGGTGTTGTGAGTTCTGTCAATCAGCACATAATTGATGCGCCCACTGAGAATCACTCATTTGCCTCCAAGGAGCAATCTATCCCATGGGGTCTTGTTGTCTCTGTACTAAAGGATGTGGAGGCAGTTGTTGAGGTTGCTGCCCAGCACTTTGTTGGCGATGATCGCAAGTGGAGCTTTCTTGCTGTTACGGAAGCAGTGAAGTAAGACAGTTACTTTTTTGTTTGGTTAGTTGCATATCTACTGTCGTTGTTCAGAGTCAGACAAAATGATAACAATTATGCAATATTTCAGAGCAGGTGTCAGGTTAGCTGCTTTTCGGGAGAGTGGATACAAGATGCTCTTACAAGGAGGGGAGGTGgcaaatgaagaagaggtgACTGTTCTTGAAAATAATTATGGAGTAAATGGTAATGGAGTTCCAGCCATCTATCCAATGGATAGACATTCCGGAAATGGTCACAAAGGTATGACCAAGGGTCTGGATGGAAAAAATGGATTTGTATCTAAGAGTCTTGAGAAAAGAGCAGTAGCTGCTTTG is a window encoding:
- the LOC8055046 gene encoding peroxisome biogenesis protein 16 — its product is MEAYKLWVRRNRDLVRSLESLANGLTWILPERFANSEIAPEAVYALLGVVSSVNQHIIDAPTENHSFASKEQSIPWGLVVSVLKDVEAVVEVAAQHFVGDDRKWSFLAVTEAVKAGVRLAAFRESGYKMLLQGGEVANEEEVTVLENNYGVNGNGVPAIYPMDRHSGNGHKGMTKGLDGKNGFVSKSLEKRAVAALNKFGENAKMMSDPMWMQRLQPTPEPTVMVVEKPTLASIWSAKGGTGRLFVLGEVVHIFRPLVYVLLIRKFGIKSWTPWLVSLAVELTSLGIHSHATDLNHRLGKVHHLSSAERDELKRRKMMWALYLMRDPFFASYTKRHLQKAEQVLNPVPLIGFLTGKLIELLEGVQTRYTYTSGS